A window from Verrucomicrobiota bacterium encodes these proteins:
- a CDS encoding FMN-binding protein, which yields MNPLNFPAPELPMNRTVGRACPQRAGPDVFQARGAARRDGLALPSTRSWAVGTARRPWKLPINRLFGPWPLSRCIRELRSGAGSSLKAAVRTVFSSWPVNNRRLPMNHWVGRACPQRAGPDVFQARGAARRDGLALPSTRSWAVGTARRPWKLLLNSVGTDSTPSLTLLCIRKCSLRDAAERVLTSSCTVCAVRKPCELGVKPTAADGLLSTWLRWFLWICLSCLAATTVIAEDEIELLSGNRIQGKIIERTAQSIKIQITVEKRPLVRSYPLNRVRAITQNGQRQILVPTGKEASNSAPAAASRPASVPGKPPPIDPGLDSQIDQMGRTPPDWFDATPLEYPDTLDLSWPEPAPVIWNYTRNVDHYLWDIISSNPRRYRSGVRFMHHVLNVNQQNEGVRARAINELGRMYFEFFRDYARAAFWWRQAKVDQNPKFTPSPSAAHLAECYWRLGSRSSATSLLEQLPLTPAVIKAWADLKETEKALCLCDEALKLGLPPSQIYLLAGDACRAARDFSKATEFYQKVLGVPKPAKPDDEIKRDQERAAATLEVIRLFDTLDVSRIPDGSYPGKSLGYYGHLEVEAIVKAKRIEDLKVTYNPDRQYFHAVDESIRRILERQTVNGVDAISGATVTSEAVIRAAAKALASGMSTNAAERR from the coding sequence ATGAACCCGTTGAACTTTCCCGCTCCAGAGCTTCCCATGAACCGGACGGTAGGGCGAGCCTGTCCCCAGCGAGCCGGTCCAGACGTATTCCAAGCACGTGGAGCGGCTCGCCGGGACGGACTCGCCCTACCATCGACGCGTTCGTGGGCCGTAGGCACGGCTCGCAGGCCGTGGAAGCTCCCCATCAACCGTCTCTTCGGACCGTGGCCTTTGAGCCGCTGCATCCGCGAACTCCGGAGCGGGGCCGGAAGCAGCCTCAAGGCTGCGGTCCGCACGGTCTTCAGTTCATGGCCCGTGAACAACAGGAGACTCCCCATGAACCACTGGGTAGGGCGAGCCTGTCCCCAGCGAGCCGGTCCAGACGTATTCCAAGCACGTGGAGCGGCTCGCCGGGACGGACTCGCCCTACCATCGACGCGTTCATGGGCCGTAGGCACGGCTCGCAGGCCGTGGAAGCTTCTCCTGAACTCGGTAGGGACGGATTCCACTCCGTCCCTGACTCTACTCTGCATTCGAAAGTGCAGCTTGAGGGACGCGGCGGAACGCGTCCTTACCAGTTCCTGCACCGTGTGCGCAGTTCGGAAGCCGTGCGAGCTCGGGGTGAAACCCACGGCAGCAGACGGCCTTCTGTCAACGTGGCTGCGCTGGTTCCTCTGGATTTGCCTATCCTGTCTGGCCGCCACGACTGTAATCGCCGAGGATGAAATCGAACTTCTCAGCGGCAATCGAATTCAGGGGAAGATTATTGAGCGCACCGCCCAATCGATCAAAATTCAGATCACAGTGGAGAAACGTCCTTTGGTCCGGAGTTATCCGCTCAACCGCGTGCGAGCCATTACTCAAAACGGCCAGCGCCAGATTCTCGTTCCTACAGGCAAAGAGGCCTCGAACTCGGCGCCCGCCGCTGCTTCACGTCCCGCCTCCGTACCGGGGAAACCGCCGCCCATTGATCCCGGTCTGGATTCGCAAATCGACCAGATGGGACGCACGCCGCCGGATTGGTTTGATGCCACGCCGCTGGAATATCCAGACACGCTCGATCTCTCCTGGCCCGAACCGGCGCCGGTCATTTGGAATTACACGCGCAACGTGGACCACTACCTCTGGGACATCATCAGTTCGAATCCCAGGCGCTATCGGAGCGGCGTCCGCTTCATGCACCATGTCCTGAACGTCAATCAGCAAAACGAAGGCGTGCGCGCCCGCGCCATCAATGAACTCGGCCGAATGTATTTTGAATTCTTCCGCGATTACGCGCGGGCGGCGTTTTGGTGGCGTCAGGCCAAAGTGGATCAAAATCCGAAATTCACTCCATCGCCCAGCGCTGCTCACCTGGCGGAGTGTTACTGGCGATTGGGCAGCCGTTCGAGCGCCACGAGCTTGCTCGAACAGCTTCCGCTGACACCCGCTGTCATCAAGGCCTGGGCCGATCTGAAGGAGACCGAGAAAGCGCTCTGCCTTTGCGACGAGGCCCTCAAGCTCGGCCTTCCGCCCAGCCAGATTTACCTGCTGGCCGGGGACGCCTGCCGCGCGGCCCGCGATTTCTCCAAGGCAACCGAGTTTTACCAGAAAGTCCTGGGCGTCCCCAAACCGGCGAAGCCAGATGATGAAATCAAGAGGGACCAGGAACGAGCGGCCGCGACTTTGGAGGTGATTCGCTTGTTCGATACGCTGGACGTGAGCCGGATTCCGGACGGCAGCTATCCCGGAAAAAGCCTGGGCTACTACGGCCACCTCGAAGTGGAAGCCATCGTGAAAGCAAAACGAATCGAGGACCTCAAGGTGACCTACAACCCGGATCGCCAATATTTTCACGCCGTGGATGAATCGATCCGCCGCATCCTGGAGCGGCAAACGGTCAACGGCGTGGATGCCATCAGCGGCGCCACGGTGACTTCCGAAGCCGTCATCCGCGCCGCAGCCAAAGCGCTGGCAAGCGGGATGAGCACGAATGCGGCGGAGCGCCGTTAA
- a CDS encoding FAD:protein FMN transferase yields MSAVARQTPRSRPRDLFVLVSFLSVGSVLAGDIPRDRSLQVISGRTMGTTFTVKFLTSLPAASESSRRRILQKPSHIEPLNGPLSRSLSPSEGERVSVGRGAFVKEVESEINRLLEKINRQMSTYLPDSELSQFNACGHTNWFPVSREVVEVFENALALSEASQGAFDITVGPLVNLWGFGPEKRAWQVPEADRIAQLLRHVGYNKVFAQTRPPRIRKTAPEVYCDLSAIAKGHGVDRVAQYLEAIRVQDYLVQIGGEVRAKGKNPEGQTWNVGIQDPRDASRICRRVQLQNQALSTSGDYVQSFEQNGRKYSHTIDPRTGRPVTHALASVSVVHDSSAMADAWATALNVLGSEAGFALAAKKGLPVLMVLRTPDGYVEKMTPDFLELIAEAP; encoded by the coding sequence ATGAGCGCAGTCGCCCGCCAAACGCCGAGATCACGCCCCCGAGATTTGTTCGTCCTCGTGTCGTTTCTGTCGGTCGGGTCCGTTCTTGCAGGAGACATTCCCCGGGATCGCTCGCTTCAAGTGATATCGGGTCGGACGATGGGGACGACTTTCACGGTCAAATTCTTGACCAGTCTTCCTGCGGCTTCGGAGTCATCCAGGAGGAGAATTCTCCAAAAACCTTCGCACATTGAACCGCTGAACGGCCCCCTCTCCCGTTCCCTCTCCCCCTCCGAGGGGGAGAGGGTGTCCGTAGGACGGGGCGCGTTTGTGAAAGAGGTCGAGTCGGAGATCAATCGATTGCTCGAGAAGATCAACCGGCAGATGTCCACTTATTTGCCCGATTCGGAGCTTTCCCAATTCAATGCGTGCGGGCACACGAATTGGTTTCCGGTGTCTCGAGAAGTCGTGGAAGTCTTCGAGAACGCGCTGGCGCTCAGTGAGGCTTCCCAGGGCGCGTTCGACATCACGGTGGGACCGCTGGTGAACCTTTGGGGATTCGGACCCGAGAAAAGGGCCTGGCAAGTTCCGGAGGCCGACCGCATCGCGCAACTCCTGCGGCACGTGGGCTACAACAAGGTTTTCGCGCAGACGCGCCCTCCCCGCATCCGCAAAACCGCGCCGGAGGTGTATTGCGACCTATCGGCCATTGCCAAAGGGCATGGTGTGGATCGCGTGGCGCAATATCTGGAAGCCATCCGCGTTCAGGATTATTTGGTGCAAATTGGCGGGGAGGTGCGCGCCAAAGGGAAGAATCCGGAAGGACAGACTTGGAACGTCGGCATCCAGGACCCGAGGGACGCCAGCCGAATTTGCCGCCGCGTGCAGCTTCAAAATCAAGCGCTCTCCACGTCCGGGGACTACGTGCAGTCTTTCGAGCAGAACGGCCGGAAGTATTCGCACACGATCGATCCGCGAACCGGGCGTCCGGTCACCCATGCGCTCGCCTCGGTCAGCGTCGTCCATGATTCCTCCGCGATGGCGGATGCGTGGGCCACGGCTTTGAACGTTCTGGGTTCGGAGGCGGGATTCGCGCTGGCCGCGAAAAAAGGACTGCCCGTTTTGATGGTCCTTCGGACTCCAGATGGCTATGTGGAAAAAATGACGCCGGATTTTTTAGAACTGATCGCTGAAGCGCCATGA